In the genome of Brachypodium distachyon strain Bd21 chromosome 3, Brachypodium_distachyon_v3.0, whole genome shotgun sequence, the window CTGTGAATGCGTCTTCAATGTAGGCTGGATCTCGAATGTCCTCATCAAGAAGATCAATTGACAGACCATACTCTTGATATTGTCTCCATGCCCATTCTGCCAAGCAGTATTCCGCGCCTCCACCATTTGCCACACGCCCAGTTGTGAGCTCCAACAGGACAACTCCGAAGCTGTAGACATCCACCTTCTCATTCCCCTTCCGCTGATATCCATACTCTGCAATAAATTGCTCTTTGATTAGCACATGATGCAACCTGATTATATACTAGTTTGAGTTTGCATTTCTAGTTCTTACCTGGTGGCATGTAACCAAAGGTTCCACCTATTGCAGAAACTGATTTCAGATCTCCGGCTTTGACAAGAATACGAGCAAGACCAAAGTCAGCTATCTTTGCTCTGAACTCAGCGTCCAGAAGGATATTAGCAGACTTGACATCTCGGTGTACTATGGCAGGTGAGCAATCATGGTGCATGTAGCAGAGACCTCTTGCCAAATCGATGGCGATCTGCAATCTTTTGAGCCAATCCAAAGGTGCCGGTGCAACAATTCTATCCCTTTGATGCAGCCACTGGTCTAGGCTACCATTCTCCATGTACTCATAGACAAGAAGCTTTGCCTCTGAGCTTGAGATGCAGCAAAGCAGCTTGACAATGTTTGTGTGCCTGATCTCGCCCAATATCCGGACCTCTGCAAGGAAATCCTTCTCCAGGTTCTCAGCGAGGTTCTGCCCATTCCATATCTTTTTGACAGCCAATATCCTGTTACCATCTGCTCCATCCACAGCACAAATGCGGTACACCTTGCCTGACCTGCCACTTCCAACGCAGTTCTGCTCACTGAGCCCAGAAAGAACATCATAATCTGTGAAATGCAGTGCATGGAACTTTGTCAGCTTCCATAATATGCGAGTTCAgctattctttttcttcctgaAGAATAAGAAAGTACCGACTGCTAATCCCGCAACCATAATACTGGCAACAGCAGAAAAGAGGGTTATAAGCCTCCTGGAGGTATCATCGCCGATGTTTGATCTTACCCTGCAAATCGGTAAATTGCGGATGGAATTATTTGGTGAAACACATAGGCCTGGATTGAAGAAGAAGCTCTCCTCATATGCTCCATTTTGCAATGATGTTGGAATTTCCCCTGACAGGTGATTCATGGAGAGGTTCAGAAAGTTTAGTCTCAACTTGTTGATTTCTTTTGGAATTTCGCCAGATAGTGCATTCGAAGATAGGTCAAGGATGGTTAGCACTGACATAAACCCAAATGCTGCAGGTATATTACCAGATATCTTATTTCCACTTAGATTAAGTGTATTCAGCTTCAGCACTCCAATTGTCATGGGTATTGATCCGGTAATTTGATTCCTAGAAAGGTCGAGCTCTACTACCTGTGAAGTGCCAGTCAGATCCCAGGGAATTTCGCCAGAAAGCAAGTTGTTTGCTGCCTGGAATACTTTCATTTTGCCTGCTAACGTTGGAATGGGCCCAGAAAACCTATTGTTTCTAATGTCAAGACGCGTAAAATTCCATGGTAGGTGGGTAGGAAACGTGCCAGAGAAATTGTTGTTCTGGATCATAACGACACTTAGCCGATTCGTAACCACTGACCACAGGCTTTTGGGGAACTCTCCAGTGAAAATATTATTGTACAACATTAAATTTTCCAACAGATAGCAGCCGTCTAACGACTTTGGAAGCTTTCCAGAAAATCTGTTATTGAACACAACAATGTCATATAACTTCCTGTTGGAGCAGAGATAGTCTGGCAGTTCGCCTGAGAGGTTATTATTAGGGACCTCAATATTTCCCAATGCTGAGTGCTTACCAAGTTCTGGTAGAAGTGAACCAGACAGCAAGTTATCAAACAGCCGGATGTCGATGAGATTCGGCAGCAAACCAATGCTTGGCGGTATTGATCCATGGAGCTGGTTCTTGTAGAGGAACAACATGGTAAGATTGACAAGCTTACCAAAGTCATCCGGTATTGCCCCTGTTAGTTTGTTTGAGGACACATCAAGCTCCATGAGGTTCAAGGCAGTGACACTAGGTGCAATCTCACCGGTAAAATTGTTATCATATATTTACAAGTACTGAAGCTTCTTATGCTGCCAGATCCATGTCAGAATTGTGCCATTCAGCTTATTGTTTGACATGCTCAAGAGGGTGAGCTCTGTGAGGCTTGACAGGCTCTCAGGGATCTCGCCTGTCATGTTCATACCCGACAGCCACAAGTATGTGAGACGTGTCAACTTGCCAAACTCCACTGGCACTGGAGCTGGTCGAAATGGATTTTCAGCTAGTGTCAGTACCTCGAGGTTGGTCAAATTGCTTATGCCTTTTGATGGGTTACTTCCATCAAACTGATTGGCGTCGAGCTGCAGTGACTTGAGCCTTGGAAACCATCCAATTGATGTTGGAATTCTGCCGGTGATATGATTAGTTGATAAACTGGCTGATAAACTGTTTATGTCAGCTGGAAGGTGACCAGCAAAAACATTGTTGGAAAGGTCCAGGTACATCAGTTTGGAGCAGTTGTAGAGTATGGTGGGGAATGAAGTGGAGAAATTGTTGTAGGAGAGATCCAAGTAGTTAAGGTTCTTTAGGAGGCAAAGAGAGGTAGGGATTGATTTGCTGAAGTTTTGGTTTGCAAGGGAGATAGCAGTGACCATACCGTTCATACATGTAACTCCTCCCCAGCTGCAGTAATCAGAAGAAGTGGAGTTCCATCTCCCAAGCACAGGCGAGCTTCCCCAATATCTCTCGAGTCCCAGGAGGATTTGGTGTTCATCACTATATTGGTCTGTAGACTGTTGGTAAGATTTGGGCATGATGGAAATCAGTACTGTAAAGAACAGGAAGAAGCTAGCATAGTAGTTCTTAGCCATGTCCGGTGAATCGTTCTGGTTGGAATTCTCTTGCTGAAGGAGGCAACCTTCGGGAAGAGAGGGACAGTGCATAAAGGATAGccacaacattttttttcaaggaaaGGATAGCCACACCTCTTTTGCTGAAAAAACTCGCTTGACCAGCAATAGCCAGTCTTCTGCCAACTAGTCAACTCAGGGTTTCCTCCTTTCACACAGTAAGTCTATTGGCAATTCTGAACCCATGACCACTCCTCTGTCCCACTGTAAATTTTTGCTTTAATTACGAGGGGGAATTTTGCTAGACCTGCATGCCACCATCCTACTCTATGATAAGTACTATCCATGGTGAGAACGAAAGGAAGGTAGTTATTGACAGGCACGACACTGAATACacgtcattttttttttgtcacttCCGTTCTCCACGCCTCATTCTTACACATTCATGTGGAATTAATTTTGTCCTGGCATAAGGCTAGCACAAAATTAGGGATTCGGTCATCGCAAGATGGATCAACCCATCGTAGGATGAGGTGATTCCTCAAGCCAAACACCCAATAAACACCTTTGTCCTCTGTACTCACTTATCTTCACTTATCTGcaactatttatttattttactaATGATGACTAGTGC includes:
- the LOC112268568 gene encoding probably inactive leucine-rich repeat receptor-like protein kinase At2g25790 yields the protein MLWLSFMHCPSLPEGCLLQQENSNQNDSPDMAKNYYASFFLFFTVLISIMPKSYQQSTDQYSDEHQILLGLERYWGSSPVLGRWNSTSSDYCSWGGVTCMNGMVTAISLANQNFSKSIPTSLCLLKNLNYLDLSYNNFSTSFPTILYNCSKLMYLDLSNNVFAGHLPADINSLSASLSTNHITGRIPTSIGWFPRLKSLQLDANQFDGSNPSKGISNLTNLEVLTLAENPFRPAPVPVEFGKLTRLTYLWLSGMNMTGEIPESLSSLTELTLLSMSNNKLNGTILTWIWQHKKLQYL
- the LOC100826771 gene encoding receptor-like protein kinase 5, whose protein sequence is MELDVSSNKLTGAIPDDFGKLVNLTMLFLYKNQLHGSIPPSIGLLPNLIDIRLFDNLLSGSLLPELGKHSALGNIEVPNNNLSGELPDYLCSNRKLYDIVVFNNRFSGKLPKSLDGCYLLENLMLYNNIFTGEFPKSLWSVVTNRLSVVMIQNNNFSGTFPTHLPWNFTRLDIRNNRFSGPIPTLAGKMKVFQAANNLLSGEIPWDLTGTSQVVELDLSRNQITGSIPMTIGVLKLNTLNLSGNKISGNIPAAFGFMSVLTILDLSSNALSGEIPKEINKLRLNFLNLSMNHLSGEIPTSLQNGAYEESFFFNPGLCVSPNNSIRNLPICRVRSNIGDDTSRRLITLFSAVASIMVAGLAVDYDVLSGLSEQNCVGSGRSGKVYRICAVDGADGNRILAVKKIWNGQNLAENLEKDFLAEVRILGEIRHTNIVKLLCCISSSEAKLLVYEYMENGSLDQWLHQRDRIVAPAPLDWLKRLQIAIDLARGLCYMHHDCSPAIVHRDVKSANILLDAEFRAKIADFGLARILVKAGDLKSVSAIGGTFGYMPPEYGYQRKGNEKVDVYSFGVVLLELTTGRVANGGGAEYCLAEWAWRQYQEYGLSIDLLDEDIRDPAYIEDAFTVFTLGVICTGGQPSLRPSMKDVLYALLRFEHKYRERGQQDTVSEETSLLES